In Rhodococcus qingshengii JCM 15477, the sequence ACGTCTACGCCGGTCTGATCGGCAACTATCTGATCAGGGATGAATTCGACACCGGCGAACTGGGAAATCCGTTGGGGTTGCCGGCCGAGGAATTCGAGATCCCGTTGATCCTGCAGGAGAAGATCTTCACGCCGACAGGCGCCCAGAACGGCCGATCCACCATCTTGATCCCGGAAGGATCGTGGGAAGGCGGCGCGGTGGGCGACGTCGGCTTGGTCAACGGCAAGGTGTGGCCGGAACTGTCCGTGGCTCGGGGCCTTTACCGCCTCCGCATCGTCAATGCGTCGTCGGCAAGTGTGTGGAATCTTCACTTCTCGAACATGATGACGTTCTGGGTCATCGGCAACGACGCCGGAATGCTCGACGCACCCGTCGCGGTCAATGCCTTCCGCTGCGCACCGGGGGAGCGGTACGACCTCCTCGTCGATTTCACCGGACTGTCGGAGGGATCGACGGTGGAGCTTCGCAACGACGAGGCGCCCCCGCTACCCGCCGCTGTCATCGGTGAAGTGACTATGCCGCTGTTCTGCCGGTTCCGCGGTGACGCCAGGCGCGGATTCACCGGTGGTGTTCCGTCGCAACTGCGCGGTGGGCGCCGGCAACGTGACGTTCTCGCCCCGTTGGAGCAGCCGACGGTAATTCGCACGGTGACGGTGAGCCAGCAACTGGAACTGCGGAATCCACCGGCTCAGATTACGCTGAACAACCTGACGATCAGCACCACGGACGTCGAGAGGCCGCGGCAAGGCACCGTCGAGCAGTGGAACATCGTCAACACCACGCCGGACCCGCATCCGATACACCTGCACCTGGTGAATTTCCGGATTCTCGGCAGAACACCGATGCGGACGCTGGAGTACTTGATCCGACATCCGCAGCCGGTGATCGGCAACAAGTGGACTCCGTCGCCCGAAGGGTTCGAGGCGGGGCCGATGATCGCGCCGGCGCCGTGGGAAGCGGGAATGAAGGACACCGTCAGGGTGGACGGCGGCACCGTCACCCGGATCATCGTGCGATTCCCCACCGCGGATGAGCTGGGTTTCGATCCCGACGCGATGTTCGATCGTCTTCCGAGCGGTGGGATGACGGGCAGTGGGATGACGGGCGGTGGGATGACGGGCGGCGGGCGCCACGATATGGCTGATTCTGGTCGACTCCAGGGATATGTGTGGCATTGCCATCTACTCGATCACGAAGATCACGACATGATGTTGCCGTATCGCATCGTGCCGTGAGTGCTTCCGGGGGCGCACCCGAAATGAACCGAAGCGGGCAGGCGTTCGCGCACCTGATCACCTCGGTCACCTAGCAGGATCGCTTCGGTCCTTCCCATGAATTTGGAACACGTTCTACAGTGAAAGGGCTGAGGTCTGTACCTCGGCCATGCGCCACCACCGAAGGTGGCGCGGACGATCTGCAGACCGGTTCGACGAATTACACGGAAGGAACACCTCACAGTGACCACAGAGGCATTCATTTATGAAGCCATCCGTACCCCGCGAGGCCGCGGCAAGAAGACCGGGTCGTTGCACTCGGTCAAGCCGATCTCGCTGGTCACGGGTCTGATCCAGGAACTGCGCGTGCGCTTTCCCGACCTCGACGAGGACCGGATCTCCGACCTCATCCTGGGCGTCGTCACCCCCGTTGGCGATCAGGGAATGGACATCGCCCGCGTTGCAGTCAACGATGCGGGACTGCCCGACACCGTCGGCGGCGTTCAGCTCAACCGTTTTTGCGCTTCCGGCCTCGAGGCCGTGAACATGGCTGCTCAGAAGGTTCGGTCCGGCTGGGACGAACTGGTGATCGCCGGTGGCGTCGAGTCGATGTCCCGCGTTCCGATGGGATCCGACGGTGGACCGTGGGCACTCGACCCCGCCACCAACTACGACAACTACTTCGTGCCGCAGGGCGTCGGCGCAGACCTCATCGCCA encodes:
- a CDS encoding multicopper oxidase family protein, whose protein sequence is MGIGVSRRSVLKGSVVGTAAVALGAKAGAAPAGSVDIESPLIFHSPEFEPFCDELHSLSTLSGNEITLTAQVGQHAFHRDFPPSPALSYRSGEIGGGYLGPTVEAHSGEPIMLTFENDLTGHPLAADMDMTLHGMQADFRAHPPTSLHLHGGVTSPESDGHPELLVMPGQAAMHHFLHGQEAAHLWYHDHAMGITRLNVYAGLIGNYLIRDEFDTGELGNPLGLPAEEFEIPLILQEKIFTPTGAQNGRSTILIPEGSWEGGAVGDVGLVNGKVWPELSVARGLYRLRIVNASSASVWNLHFSNMMTFWVIGNDAGMLDAPVAVNAFRCAPGERYDLLVDFTGLSEGSTVELRNDEAPPLPAAVIGEVTMPLFCRFRGDARRGFTGGVPSQLRGGRRQRDVLAPLEQPTVIRTVTVSQQLELRNPPAQITLNNLTISTTDVERPRQGTVEQWNIVNTTPDPHPIHLHLVNFRILGRTPMRTLEYLIRHPQPVIGNKWTPSPEGFEAGPMIAPAPWEAGMKDTVRVDGGTVTRIIVRFPTADELGFDPDAMFDRLPSGGMTGSGMTGGGMTGGGRHDMADSGRLQGYVWHCHLLDHEDHDMMLPYRIVP